A genomic window from Camelus ferus isolate YT-003-E chromosome X, BCGSAC_Cfer_1.0, whole genome shotgun sequence includes:
- the CXHXorf21 gene encoding protein CXorf21 homolog, protein MLGEAFLIELLYKEPLTCKKTSNDEKETWKKQLLDIDDNSLSPYKMENQNKVVKESLTEQCNDTNIIKPVDEKTVTKRKSALLPGNVSAALPIPKREQHDETQVDLYRSWSCTSICQNYPDLQIGGDHVGNMYDSRCFVEHIRDDTFNGPLLLSVDIPLGHSPIFEPLDKLPTSKILNGDEIREKSMLFHKKPISNSMLNSYMEKKVDELYKQFLEENLTRCCSITNLMASNLLMNNVNQISFQISQEQNIEASKVREALLHSLARCNLCNFSCGNSSEFSTPYLQISNQRSREHVLHLQ, encoded by the coding sequence ATGCTTGGAGAAGCCTTCTTAATTGAACTCTTATACAAAGAACCACTTACATGTAAGAAAACCTCAAATGATGAAAAGGAAACTTGGAAAAAGCAGCTTTTAGATATAGATGACAATTCACTTTCCccttataaaatggaaaatcaaaataAGGTTGTGAAAGAAAGTTTAACAGAGCAATGTAAtgatacaaatataataaaacctGTGGATGAGAAAACTGTAACAAAACGTAAAAGTGCATTGCTTCCAGGAAATGTATCTGCTGCGTTGCCCATACCAAAGAGAGAACAACATGATGAAACACAAGTAGATTTATACCGATCTTGGTCATGTACAAGTATTTGCCAGAATTATCCTGATCTACAGATTGGAGGAGACCACGTGGGTAACATGTATGATTCACGATGCTTTGTGGAACACATACGTGATGATACTTTTAATGGTCCTCTTTTACTTTCAGTAGATATACCTCTGGGACATTCTCCTATCTTTGAACCTCTAGATAAACTACCTACCTCAAAGATTTTGAATGGGGATGAAATTCGAGAAAAAAGTATGTTGTTTCATAAGAAGCCCATCTCTAATTCTATGCTTAATagttatatggaaaaaaaagtggACGAACTCTACAAACAGTTTTTGGAAGAAAATCTTACTAGGTGCTGCTCCATAACCAATCTTATGGCTTCCAATTTACTAATGAATAATGTAAATCAGATAAGCTTTCAAATCTCTCAAGAGCAGAACATAGAGGCATCGAAAGTTCGGGAAGCTCTCTTACACTCTTTAGCAAGATGTAATCTCTGTAACTTTTCCTGTGGAAATAGTTCTGAATTCAGCACTCCTTACTTACAAATATCAAACCAGAGAAGTAGGGAACATGTATTACATCTACAATAA